A genome region from Natronobeatus ordinarius includes the following:
- the paaA gene encoding 1,2-phenylacetyl-CoA epoxidase subunit PaaA, with product MDIETVEQRAGPREFSPADDMPEEYRKAATRMIEFHANSEIMGAYLERPFIRQAPSIDRKLAFSAKVQDEIGHGQLLYRAAETLGVKTREEMLDDLANGKGKFLNCFHYPMQRWPETAMIAFFVDGAAMRRQATLRRTSWEPYAHAMDKVCFEEGFHVKHGESILATLMTGSKKEQELTQEAFDLWWPRIIQFFGPTDDKSTHHDFASAVGLKQMSNDELRTAFLNEYIPKAERYGLEIPEEPRIYKNDEGDYQVEESDLDWDEFFQIAKNEYEPGLGQINGRKAAQEAVQWVRDTLEWENVPAGSAKPQAAD from the coding sequence ATGGACATCGAAACAGTCGAACAACGGGCCGGGCCGCGGGAGTTCAGCCCCGCGGACGACATGCCGGAGGAGTACCGGAAGGCGGCCACCCGGATGATCGAGTTCCACGCGAACTCCGAGATCATGGGCGCGTACCTAGAGCGCCCGTTCATCCGGCAGGCGCCGAGCATCGACCGAAAGCTGGCGTTCTCGGCGAAGGTCCAGGACGAGATCGGCCACGGGCAGTTGCTCTACCGCGCCGCCGAAACGCTCGGCGTGAAGACGCGCGAGGAGATGCTCGACGACCTCGCCAACGGCAAGGGGAAGTTCCTCAACTGTTTCCACTACCCGATGCAGCGCTGGCCGGAGACGGCGATGATCGCCTTCTTCGTCGACGGCGCGGCGATGCGCCGACAGGCGACGCTGCGACGCACCAGCTGGGAGCCCTACGCCCACGCGATGGACAAGGTCTGTTTCGAGGAGGGCTTCCACGTCAAACACGGCGAGAGCATCCTCGCGACGCTGATGACGGGCTCGAAGAAAGAACAGGAGCTGACCCAGGAGGCCTTCGACCTCTGGTGGCCCCGGATCATCCAGTTCTTCGGCCCCACCGACGACAAGAGCACTCACCACGACTTCGCCTCGGCCGTCGGCCTCAAACAGATGTCCAACGACGAGCTCCGGACGGCGTTCCTCAACGAGTACATCCCGAAGGCCGAACGGTACGGCCTCGAGATCCCCGAGGAACCGCGTATCTACAAGAACGACGAGGGCGACTACCAGGTCGAAGAGAGCGACCTCGACTGGGACGAGTTCTTCCAGATCGCCAAAAACGAGTACGAACCTGGACTCGGCCAGATCAACGGCCGCAAGGCCGCCCAGGAGGCGGTCCAGTGGGTCCGTGACACGCTCGAGTGGGAGAACGTCCCCGCCGGAAGCGCCAAACCACAGGCAGCTGACTAA
- a CDS encoding 2Fe-2S iron-sulfur cluster-binding protein translates to MTLGEQSEPAGDGGEQETYTVEFAKEGVELECPRDQYVLEAAEEAGVDLPYQCLQGVCAACSARIEGEVDRSEDRILTQWEQDQGYALLCISYPRSDLTVHSREEP, encoded by the coding sequence ATGACGCTGGGTGAGCAGTCCGAACCGGCCGGCGACGGCGGAGAGCAGGAGACGTACACCGTCGAGTTCGCGAAAGAGGGCGTCGAACTCGAGTGTCCGCGCGACCAGTACGTCCTCGAGGCGGCCGAGGAAGCGGGCGTCGACCTCCCCTACCAGTGTCTCCAGGGGGTGTGTGCCGCCTGCAGCGCGCGCATCGAGGGCGAGGTCGACCGGAGCGAGGACCGGATCCTCACCCAGTGGGAGCAAGACCAGGGCTACGCCCTGCTCTGTATCTCCTACCCGCGATCGGATCTGACGGTTCACTCCCGCGAAGAGCCGTAG
- a CDS encoding helix-turn-helix domain-containing protein, whose product MIDECLAVEFQVTDDDCPLADATRQVENVQIDARAPQLRDDGYVLLQFSSPTNHHLRETLDADDRIRYLHVATADGRDTYRCLSKHPCIVHELISSGLIVEQLRYREGKATFFGAVVGRDVLKGVMERAGQAVGVRLERIYPLQSEAEEIPSQQWDITPRQEECIRVALELGYFSIPRDADASDVAAELGISKSAFLERLHRAEASLFSQIFM is encoded by the coding sequence ATGATCGACGAGTGCCTGGCGGTGGAGTTCCAGGTCACCGACGACGACTGCCCCCTGGCCGACGCGACGCGGCAGGTCGAGAACGTTCAGATAGACGCGCGTGCGCCCCAGCTTCGGGACGACGGCTACGTCCTCTTGCAGTTCAGTTCGCCGACCAACCACCACCTCCGCGAGACGCTCGACGCCGACGACCGGATCCGGTATCTCCACGTCGCGACCGCGGACGGACGAGACACCTATCGCTGTCTCTCGAAACACCCCTGTATCGTCCACGAGCTGATCAGCAGCGGGCTGATCGTCGAACAGCTCCGGTACCGTGAGGGAAAAGCCACCTTCTTCGGCGCCGTCGTCGGACGGGACGTCCTCAAAGGCGTGATGGAGCGCGCCGGCCAGGCCGTCGGCGTCCGCCTAGAGCGCATCTACCCGCTCCAGTCCGAAGCCGAGGAGATCCCCAGCCAGCAGTGGGACATCACGCCACGCCAGGAAGAGTGCATCCGCGTCGCCCTCGAGCTGGGCTACTTCTCGATTCCGCGCGACGCCGACGCGAGCGACGTCGCCGCCGAACTCGGCATCAGCAAGTCGGCCTTCCTCGAGCGACTCCACCGCGCGGAGGCCTCGCTGTTCTCGCAGATCTTCATGTGA
- the paaK gene encoding phenylacetate--CoA ligase PaaK: MTEEIEHASRSELRELQSARLRTTVERAYENVPFYRDALDEAGVTPGDIRGVEDLHELPFTTKADFRDQYPDGLFAVDDDELRRIHASSGTTGKPKIVAYTEADLELWHGVMARSMRAAGLEPGDTVQNAYGYGLFTGGLGFHGGAEALGATVIPSSSGNTQRQVELAQDLGSDAIGCTPSYALYFAETAEELGVDPRELPLSVVLYGAEPCTEPMREEIETRLGATGIENYGLSELIGPGVAVECAKAQDGLHIWEDHFYPEVIDPETGEPLPEGEEGELVLTSLSKEALPVLRYRTGDMTSLTYDECDCGRTMVRMDGVTGRADDLLIVRGVNLYPSQIEDVVLEFDDVAPQYRIDLYREGNLDRMELTVELVDGFDGDREELCDRIRTRLQNALSFTPDELELVEYGSIERTEVGKVKRVYDHR, from the coding sequence ATGACCGAGGAGATCGAGCACGCCTCACGATCCGAGCTCCGCGAACTGCAGTCTGCACGCCTCCGAACGACGGTCGAACGCGCCTACGAGAACGTCCCGTTCTATCGGGACGCCCTCGACGAGGCGGGGGTGACGCCAGGCGATATTCGTGGTGTCGAGGACCTCCACGAACTGCCGTTCACGACGAAAGCGGACTTTCGCGACCAGTACCCCGACGGCCTGTTCGCCGTCGACGACGACGAGCTTCGCCGGATCCACGCCTCCTCGGGCACGACGGGCAAGCCGAAGATCGTCGCCTACACGGAGGCCGACCTCGAGCTGTGGCACGGCGTGATGGCCCGGTCGATGCGCGCGGCGGGCCTCGAGCCGGGCGACACCGTCCAGAACGCCTACGGCTACGGCCTCTTCACCGGCGGCCTCGGCTTCCACGGCGGCGCCGAGGCGCTCGGCGCGACGGTCATCCCCTCGAGTAGCGGCAACACCCAGCGCCAGGTCGAACTCGCCCAGGATCTCGGGAGTGACGCGATCGGTTGTACGCCGTCGTACGCGCTGTACTTCGCCGAGACGGCCGAGGAGCTGGGCGTCGACCCCCGCGAGCTGCCACTTTCGGTGGTGCTCTACGGCGCCGAACCGTGTACCGAACCGATGCGCGAGGAGATCGAGACGCGCCTGGGCGCGACGGGGATCGAGAATTATGGCCTCTCGGAACTCATCGGCCCCGGCGTCGCCGTCGAGTGTGCGAAAGCCCAGGACGGCCTCCACATCTGGGAGGACCACTTCTACCCCGAGGTGATCGACCCCGAAACGGGCGAGCCCCTGCCCGAAGGCGAGGAGGGCGAACTCGTGCTCACGTCGCTCTCGAAGGAGGCTCTACCCGTGCTGCGCTACCGCACCGGCGACATGACCTCGCTCACCTACGACGAGTGTGACTGCGGCCGCACCATGGTCCGCATGGACGGCGTCACCGGCCGCGCCGACGACCTGCTGATCGTCCGCGGGGTGAACCTCTACCCCAGCCAGATCGAGGACGTCGTCCTCGAGTTCGACGACGTGGCGCCGCAGTACCGCATCGACCTCTATCGCGAGGGGAACCTCGATCGGATGGAGCTCACCGTCGAACTCGTCGACGGCTTCGACGGCGACCGCGAGGAGCTGTGTGACCGGATTCGAACGCGGCTGCAGAACGCCCTCTCGTTTACGCCCGACGAACTCGAGCTCGTCGAGTACGGCTCGATCGAGCGCACGGAGGTCGGAAAGGTCAAACGGGTCTACGACCACCGCTGA
- the paaE gene encoding 1,2-phenylacetyl-CoA epoxidase subunit PaaE has product MRDLDPSVTTSGETSGAECPYCESTNTVREHPKGPSLCRSMHYCNDCQQPFEKFE; this is encoded by the coding sequence ATGCGAGACCTCGATCCATCCGTCACCACGAGCGGCGAGACGTCCGGCGCGGAGTGCCCCTACTGCGAGTCGACGAACACCGTTCGCGAACACCCCAAGGGACCGTCGCTCTGTCGGTCGATGCACTACTGCAACGACTGCCAGCAGCCGTTCGAGAAGTTCGAATAG
- the paaD gene encoding 1,2-phenylacetyl-CoA epoxidase subunit PaaD codes for MSSETPDTEPTPCAYTDYREGEAVEDFPATGEGATGVDADVWDVLYEIEDPEMPVSIVDLGLIYGVGVDDSVARVDMTLTYSGCPARDMLQAQIEEAVAGVAGVEEVDLNLVWSPAWSIELVTEQGKSDLREFGLSI; via the coding sequence ATGAGCAGCGAGACTCCAGACACCGAACCGACGCCGTGTGCGTACACCGACTACCGCGAGGGCGAGGCCGTCGAGGATTTCCCCGCGACCGGCGAGGGCGCTACCGGCGTCGACGCCGACGTGTGGGACGTCCTCTACGAGATCGAGGACCCGGAGATGCCGGTGAGCATCGTCGACCTCGGGCTGATCTACGGCGTCGGCGTCGACGACAGCGTCGCACGCGTCGACATGACGCTGACCTACTCCGGCTGTCCGGCCCGGGACATGCTCCAGGCCCAGATCGAGGAGGCCGTCGCCGGCGTCGCCGGCGTCGAGGAGGTCGACCTGAACCTCGTCTGGAGTCCCGCCTGGTCGATCGAGCTGGTGACCGAACAGGGTAAATCGGACCTGCGAGAGTTCGGACTGAGTATCTGA
- the paaI gene encoding hydroxyphenylacetyl-CoA thioesterase PaaI translates to MAEHADDDPVARARTLAEDDPYCAHLGIELVDIGSGTATTELTITEDLLNFHGTPHGGAVYSVADAAFAAASNSHGDAAFALETNISYLAPVEVGETLTATATETHAGGRTAEYQIPVTGPDDERIATFRGRVYKPG, encoded by the coding sequence ATGGCAGAGCACGCCGACGACGATCCAGTGGCACGTGCGCGGACGCTCGCCGAAGACGACCCGTACTGTGCGCACCTGGGTATCGAACTGGTCGACATCGGTTCGGGAACCGCCACCACCGAGCTGACAATCACCGAAGACCTGCTCAACTTCCACGGCACGCCCCACGGCGGGGCGGTCTACTCGGTCGCCGACGCCGCCTTCGCCGCCGCCTCGAACTCCCACGGCGACGCCGCGTTCGCCCTCGAGACCAACATCTCCTACCTCGCGCCCGTCGAGGTGGGTGAGACGCTCACCGCGACGGCGACCGAAACGCACGCCGGCGGGCGGACGGCCGAGTACCAGATCCCCGTCACCGGCCCCGACGACGAGCGCATCGCGACGTTCCGGGGACGAGTGTACAAGCCGGGTTAG
- a CDS encoding GNAT family N-acetyltransferase, protein MTSELEFDGIDGCIVRKATAEDAPAIRELWDGYAAVLADYDERFEVDAEGRERWQGYFTNSLVESSRGDVLLAERDGRVVGALEVRVIGGHPVFKFGQHGYVYGHYVHPDHRGEGIGTALLEAAEAWFRERELPFWRYDVLHGEPEEAFYEGYGMRPMETVYEKEL, encoded by the coding sequence ATGACTAGCGAACTCGAATTCGACGGTATCGACGGCTGCATCGTACGGAAAGCAACGGCCGAGGACGCTCCGGCCATCCGGGAGCTGTGGGACGGCTACGCGGCGGTCCTCGCCGACTACGACGAGCGCTTCGAAGTCGACGCCGAGGGGCGCGAACGCTGGCAGGGCTACTTCACGAACAGCCTGGTGGAGTCCTCCCGCGGCGACGTCCTGCTCGCCGAGCGAGACGGCCGGGTCGTCGGCGCACTCGAGGTTCGGGTGATCGGCGGCCACCCCGTGTTCAAGTTCGGCCAGCACGGGTACGTCTACGGCCACTACGTCCACCCGGACCACCGCGGCGAGGGAATCGGAACGGCGCTGCTCGAGGCCGCCGAGGCCTGGTTCCGCGAGCGCGAGCTCCCCTTCTGGCGGTACGACGTCCTCCACGGCGAGCCCGAAGAGGCGTTCTACGAGGGGTACGGCATGCGACCGATGGAGACGGTCTACGAGAAGGAGCTATGA
- a CDS encoding LLM class flavin-dependent oxidoreductase translates to MQLGTGLFTAQRRPEDDREMSELYDEVLTLTREIEAAGLDSAWVSEHHFADDGYLSATMPTLGAMAAETDALEIGSCVALGPLYDPIRLAEDAATVDLLSDGRLTLGLAIGSNPQEFDVFGVPRDERAQRLADLVPFLRGAWSEGDLEYDSEFHDVPTDVSVTPKPVDETVPVMLGGAAKPAVRRAARTAEGWCAPSSLSIEGVRKRVEDIRNVREQEGLEGDFTIYVLQHGWVGDSREEAWETMREGYLYIQRRYAEIFSGEPVEELEAERKQELKDQAIFGTPEQVVEELNEYREALGDDIHFIFRTYHPGVGTEEMVECVHRLGEEVAPELR, encoded by the coding sequence ATGCAACTCGGCACTGGCCTGTTTACCGCCCAGCGACGGCCCGAGGACGACCGCGAGATGAGCGAGCTCTACGACGAGGTGCTGACGCTGACCCGCGAGATCGAGGCCGCGGGCCTCGACAGCGCGTGGGTCTCCGAGCACCACTTCGCCGACGACGGCTACCTCTCGGCGACGATGCCAACCCTCGGGGCGATGGCCGCCGAAACGGACGCGCTCGAGATCGGCTCCTGTGTCGCCCTCGGGCCGCTGTACGACCCCATCCGGCTCGCCGAGGACGCCGCCACCGTCGACTTGCTCTCAGATGGACGGCTCACCCTCGGCCTCGCCATCGGTTCGAACCCACAGGAGTTCGACGTCTTCGGCGTCCCGCGAGACGAACGCGCCCAGCGACTCGCGGATCTCGTGCCCTTCCTGCGCGGTGCCTGGAGTGAGGGCGACCTCGAGTATGACTCAGAGTTCCACGACGTCCCGACGGACGTCTCAGTCACGCCCAAGCCAGTCGACGAAACGGTACCGGTCATGCTTGGCGGGGCGGCCAAGCCCGCCGTGCGACGTGCCGCCAGAACCGCAGAGGGCTGGTGTGCTCCCTCGTCGCTCTCGATCGAGGGCGTTCGCAAGCGCGTCGAGGATATCCGCAACGTGCGCGAGCAGGAGGGACTCGAGGGCGACTTCACGATCTACGTCCTCCAGCACGGCTGGGTCGGCGACTCTCGCGAGGAGGCCTGGGAGACGATGCGCGAGGGCTACCTCTACATCCAGCGTCGCTACGCCGAGATCTTCTCGGGCGAGCCGGTCGAAGAACTCGAGGCCGAACGGAAACAGGAGCTCAAAGACCAGGCGATCTTCGGCACGCCCGAGCAGGTGGTCGAGGAGCTGAACGAGTACCGCGAGGCCTTAGGTGACGACATCCACTTCATCTTCCGCACCTACCACCCCGGCGTCGGCACCGAGGAGATGGTCGAGTGCGTCCACCGCCTCGGTGAAGAGGTCGCCCCGGAACTCCGGTGA
- a CDS encoding class I SAM-dependent methyltransferase has protein sequence MIERDAVRRGYDEVADVWADERSETEGEASVLESALEPLPSSVRILDVGCGQGTPALERVGDEATVVGLDFSRRQLEGATSNVPEASFVQGDMTRLPVANDSFDVVTAFYSLIHVPSAEHRTVLEEFARVVRPSGRLLVSEGVEPWSGTNSDWLDSGAEMQWDIAGAEATRTRLREAGFTIEAEHELRGVLTEGEHWIFFDARPAG, from the coding sequence ATGATAGAACGAGACGCGGTGCGACGGGGCTACGACGAAGTGGCCGACGTGTGGGCCGACGAGCGGTCGGAGACCGAGGGAGAGGCGAGCGTGCTCGAGTCGGCTCTCGAACCGCTCCCCTCGTCGGTTCGGATCCTCGACGTCGGGTGTGGACAGGGGACCCCGGCGCTCGAGCGAGTCGGTGACGAGGCGACCGTCGTCGGACTCGACTTCTCGCGGAGACAACTCGAGGGCGCCACGTCGAACGTTCCTGAGGCTTCGTTCGTCCAGGGAGATATGACGCGGTTGCCTGTAGCCAACGACTCGTTCGACGTCGTGACGGCGTTTTACTCGCTCATCCACGTCCCGTCTGCCGAACACCGGACAGTTCTCGAGGAGTTCGCACGCGTCGTCCGCCCGTCCGGACGGCTACTCGTCTCCGAGGGGGTCGAGCCGTGGAGCGGAACCAATTCCGACTGGCTCGACAGTGGTGCCGAGATGCAGTGGGACATTGCGGGAGCCGAGGCCACGCGAACCCGACTGCGCGAGGCCGGCTTCACCATCGAGGCCGAACACGAGCTCCGCGGGGTCCTCACCGAGGGCGAACACTGGATCTTTTTCGACGCCCGGCCGGCTGGGTAG
- the paaC gene encoding 1,2-phenylacetyl-CoA epoxidase subunit PaaC, with the protein MAAEIEHVDDLDADERDALEALLLTLADDEFVLAERYTEWQVRAPTLESDLALSNNAQDELGHARLWYDVLEDLGYEEHELVYEREPEAWRHSTLVELSFPDGDWADAIVRHYLYDLAEQLRLEALEGSSYAKIAGRVGKIQDEERYHVEHAQSWMERLADGEGHERLQAAVDRLFPHALTLFEPVDEGVEETIVEAGFRTESLEELAEEWVNTVVPFLKSLDLETPAVERVHFDEYEFEVPNEELPEARGRDGSHTDDWAALYEDFTHTYRELGRSEATKIMDKPA; encoded by the coding sequence ATGGCCGCCGAAATCGAGCACGTCGACGACCTCGACGCCGACGAGCGCGACGCACTCGAGGCCCTGCTGCTGACGCTGGCCGACGACGAGTTCGTCCTCGCCGAGCGCTACACCGAGTGGCAGGTTCGCGCGCCGACCCTCGAGTCCGACCTCGCGCTGTCGAACAACGCCCAGGACGAACTCGGCCACGCCCGACTCTGGTACGACGTGCTCGAGGATCTGGGCTACGAGGAACACGAACTGGTCTACGAGCGCGAGCCGGAGGCCTGGCGCCACAGCACCCTCGTGGAGCTGTCGTTCCCCGACGGTGACTGGGCGGACGCCATCGTCCGACACTACCTCTACGACCTCGCCGAGCAGCTCCGCCTCGAAGCGCTCGAGGGCTCGAGCTACGCCAAGATCGCCGGCCGCGTCGGCAAGATCCAGGACGAAGAACGCTACCACGTAGAACACGCCCAGAGCTGGATGGAACGCCTCGCCGACGGCGAGGGCCACGAGCGCCTCCAGGCTGCCGTCGACCGGCTGTTCCCCCACGCGCTGACGCTGTTCGAACCGGTCGACGAGGGCGTCGAAGAAACGATCGTCGAGGCCGGCTTCCGAACCGAGTCCCTCGAGGAACTGGCCGAGGAGTGGGTCAATACGGTCGTTCCGTTCCTCAAGTCACTCGATCTCGAAACGCCAGCAGTCGAACGAGTGCACTTCGACGAATACGAGTTCGAAGTCCCGAACGAAGAACTCCCCGAAGCGCGTGGCCGCGACGGCAGCCACACCGACGACTGGGCGGCCCTCTACGAGGACTTCACCCACACCTACCGCGAACTTGGTCGCTCCGAGGCGACCAAGATCATGGACAAACCCGCCTAA
- the paaB gene encoding 1,2-phenylacetyl-CoA epoxidase subunit PaaB, with protein MIWEVFRQEEPGGYHTHCGNVHAPDRELAEQFAVIQHGRRKPTNSIWVVPKTEIGEVDAEETSFGGATDKSYRWAPTYKTDVDHAAEVIASEGEQAEAEKQRGEL; from the coding sequence ATGATCTGGGAAGTATTCCGACAGGAGGAGCCGGGTGGCTACCACACCCACTGTGGCAACGTCCACGCGCCCGACCGCGAGCTGGCCGAGCAGTTCGCCGTCATCCAGCACGGCCGGCGCAAGCCGACCAACAGCATCTGGGTCGTCCCGAAGACCGAGATCGGCGAGGTTGACGCCGAGGAGACCTCCTTTGGCGGCGCGACCGACAAGAGCTACCGCTGGGCGCCGACGTACAAGACGGACGTCGATCACGCCGCCGAAGTGATCGCTTCGGAGGGCGAGCAGGCCGAAGCCGAGAAACAGCGAGGTGAGCTCTGA
- a CDS encoding M24 family metallopeptidase — protein sequence MTFYERSYMEGTLGTQAVDWEERINTQRLREERKEKALERLQDTDLGAILLLSDPNIRYVTGLAMTGGSGADHYTLLTEEGDIVHWDTADHASNQRANCPWLPDIRYACPGLGNVPRASGRNSARNFLLETMAEGVAEAMAEYGVADETLGVDVGNAGLLSALEGQGLETDVETANAIMADARKVKTDDEIECLRMVAAICEAGFQRITEEAKPGMRETEVWGEAVSELWRHGAFVGGGYLTSGPNTWPKHQANTTDRMIRPGDLVYADMYNIAYLGYRSCYYRTFSMGEPTQEQQDAYEIARDNLYDVLERIEPGATTDEISQGFPDMEGEHADFYDADEHWQMTTNHWAHGLGLQLYEVPLIWRGLSPDHPIEIEEGMTMAVETQEPAGRQGVRVEEMVVVRENGVEILSQWPVEEITVIDY from the coding sequence ATGACCTTCTACGAGCGAAGCTACATGGAAGGAACGCTCGGCACGCAGGCCGTCGACTGGGAAGAGCGGATCAACACCCAGCGCCTGCGCGAGGAGCGAAAAGAGAAGGCCCTCGAGCGTCTGCAGGACACCGACCTCGGCGCGATCCTCCTGCTCTCGGATCCCAACATCCGGTACGTCACCGGGCTGGCGATGACCGGCGGCAGCGGCGCCGACCACTACACGCTGCTGACCGAGGAGGGCGACATCGTCCACTGGGACACGGCCGACCACGCGAGCAACCAGCGGGCAAACTGCCCGTGGCTTCCGGACATCCGCTACGCCTGCCCCGGCCTGGGGAACGTCCCGCGGGCCTCGGGTCGCAATTCGGCTCGGAACTTCTTACTCGAGACGATGGCCGAAGGCGTCGCCGAGGCGATGGCCGAGTACGGCGTCGCCGACGAGACGCTCGGCGTCGACGTCGGAAACGCGGGGTTGCTCTCGGCGCTCGAGGGACAGGGCCTCGAGACGGACGTCGAGACAGCCAACGCGATCATGGCGGACGCCCGCAAGGTGAAAACCGACGACGAGATCGAGTGTCTGCGGATGGTGGCTGCGATCTGTGAGGCGGGCTTCCAGCGGATCACCGAGGAGGCCAAACCGGGCATGCGCGAGACCGAGGTCTGGGGCGAGGCCGTCAGTGAACTCTGGCGCCACGGCGCGTTCGTCGGCGGCGGCTACCTCACCTCCGGCCCGAACACGTGGCCGAAACACCAGGCGAACACGACGGATCGGATGATCCGCCCCGGTGACCTCGTCTACGCCGATATGTACAACATCGCCTACCTCGGCTACCGCTCGTGTTATTACCGCACCTTCTCGATGGGCGAGCCCACCCAGGAACAGCAGGACGCCTACGAGATCGCCCGCGACAACCTCTACGACGTACTCGAGCGCATCGAGCCCGGCGCGACGACCGACGAGATCTCCCAGGGCTTCCCGGACATGGAGGGCGAGCACGCGGACTTCTACGACGCCGACGAGCACTGGCAGATGACGACGAACCACTGGGCTCACGGGCTGGGCCTCCAGCTCTACGAGGTGCCGCTGATCTGGCGCGGCCTCTCGCCCGACCACCCCATCGAGATCGAGGAGGGAATGACGATGGCCGTCGAGACCCAGGAACCCGCGGGCCGTCAGGGTGTGCGCGTCGAGGAGATGGTCGTCGTCCGCGAGAACGGCGTCGAGATCCTCAGCCAGTGGCCGGTCGAGGAGATCACGGTCATCGACTACTGA
- the npdG gene encoding NADPH-dependent F420 reductase gives MRIALLGGTGDIGEGLALRLARETTHEVVVGSRTAEKAAAAVEAYADRLGDELTADLSDAPNEAAAAGADVVVACVPPYHLSDTVDSVADALSADAILVSPAVGISRDDDGFHYNRPPQGSVAELAADAAPDDVPVVGAFQNLAAGALADLAHELGFDVVVTGDDEAAKETVKGIVEELEGLRPLDGGALANSAEVEAMTPLLINLAMENDGLHDLGVSFH, from the coding sequence ATGCGAATCGCGCTACTCGGTGGAACCGGTGACATCGGCGAAGGACTGGCGCTACGACTGGCTCGAGAGACGACCCACGAGGTCGTCGTCGGCTCGCGGACGGCCGAAAAGGCCGCCGCCGCGGTCGAAGCGTACGCCGACCGACTCGGCGACGAACTGACGGCCGACCTCTCCGACGCGCCGAACGAGGCGGCCGCCGCCGGCGCCGATGTCGTCGTCGCCTGCGTCCCGCCGTATCACCTCTCCGACACCGTCGACTCCGTCGCCGACGCGCTCTCAGCGGACGCGATCCTCGTTAGCCCCGCCGTCGGCATCTCCCGGGACGACGACGGCTTTCACTACAACCGCCCGCCACAGGGCAGCGTCGCGGAACTCGCGGCCGACGCCGCGCCCGACGACGTTCCGGTGGTCGGCGCCTTCCAGAACCTCGCCGCGGGCGCGCTGGCCGACTTAGCACACGAACTCGGTTTCGACGTGGTCGTCACCGGCGACGACGAGGCGGCCAAAGAGACGGTGAAGGGAATCGTCGAGGAACTCGAGGGCCTGCGCCCGCTCGACGGCGGCGCGCTCGCCAACAGCGCGGAGGTCGAAGCGATGACGCCGCTGTTGATCAACCTCGCGATGGAAAACGACGGACTGCACGACCTTGGCGTCTCGTTCCACTGA
- a CDS encoding PaaI family thioesterase produces MDVEAFFEGMPFASLLGIDVTECADGHAEGRLEMTEDLSWNEERLMAHGGVTFTLADTVGGAALVSLVDQPVPTIDMRIDYLSAGTGDLYAEADVVRCGGEVGVVDVEVYAADDETLIADARGVYKTG; encoded by the coding sequence ATGGACGTCGAAGCGTTCTTCGAAGGGATGCCCTTCGCATCCTTGCTGGGTATCGACGTGACCGAGTGTGCAGACGGCCACGCCGAGGGCCGCCTCGAGATGACCGAGGACCTCTCGTGGAACGAAGAGCGGCTGATGGCCCACGGCGGGGTCACGTTCACCCTCGCCGACACCGTCGGCGGGGCAGCGCTCGTCTCGCTGGTCGACCAGCCGGTGCCGACGATCGACATGCGCATCGACTACCTCAGCGCCGGCACGGGCGACCTCTACGCGGAGGCCGACGTTGTTCGCTGTGGCGGCGAGGTCGGCGTCGTCGACGTCGAGGTGTACGCCGCGGACGACGAGACGCTGATCGCGGACGCTCGAGGCGTCTACAAGACGGGATAG